In Zingiber officinale cultivar Zhangliang chromosome 1A, Zo_v1.1, whole genome shotgun sequence, a genomic segment contains:
- the LOC122015879 gene encoding disease resistance protein RGA2-like has product MAVSLTVVGGWFAQAFIQTLIDKASDKSIQLFAERRGFAADMDKLRISLLETQIILDEVQISRSNNTKWKRLMQELKNAAYDAEDLIDEFQYHFLRQKVKGEEDDKESGSSGLPDIFSAAKEKLFGSSHSLEEDAMRASVVEIQGRLDRIANSMKSIMNVLPLNDRGKQPDQMKFQTRESCSSPVTDILFGRDKELNQVVDWLLGSAKQVEPASGFLNDALSVLPIVGIGGAGKTTLAQYAHKDNRVQDHFHLKIWVYVSNNFTVQGLAKSIIESVTLQKQYDNMGLESLQKILHQHIAQKKFLLVLDDVWSDNKRIWEKFCALLKVGAYGSKIIVTTRDMKISKMVSLVEPILLDGLDKDVFWQLFKKCSFGTLNPEDYPELEDIGRKISRKLKGSPLAAKTLGSVLQSDLCQQHWAIIMESDIWKVKQDEDDIMPALHLSYQYLNENLKQCFAFCSLFPKDYRFYKAELIQMWMAEGFIEDKNTKRMEDVGSDYFLEFVNRSFFQEFRYDYEFEDEFVMHDLIHDLAEMISTEEICRIENNRQTKPPSTTRHLQVEEEKLPLEFLGYNKLRTLVLRKNLPPDSLFEKLRSIRVLDVSSCDLQELPEHIGKLIHLRYIDISYNFKIKILPGSLCDLYNLQTLKVICCPELQFIPQELGKLVNLRHIVADDEFWVMIKDVRKLTNLQELQRFSVEEDDRLKLGQLKDLTQLHGTLCIQNLENVVDSKEAQDAELKNKVHLKQLELDWNDEKDAKLEEEVIEGLQPHESLKILKIEGYNGGRSPSWLMPKVLSNLEKLELVNCNGWDDVLPFIGQRLHLIELIMYSMPALKQLSHEFEGKCFPKLKVLNLWNLPALEEWSWTEGKDLFPCMRKLLVSNCPKLKRLPPFPPSLEILEIKKCPNLILNSKTEDEEEEEVGRHALSSLKVLELANSGEYAKLLTDFLHNLRLVTRLNIRDCPYITSIPQAQLLELQYLSISNCVELGRMECLGLLKSLKELRIVGCPKLVQLDVGDEQAGRLSSLRKLYVDNTALLKMFPLRNSLSFITELKIESCSEEVIFEESILARSLTAVTSLSFSYCKKLQTLPTKLLHSFPLLENLMVYCCPQLQSLPEIGLSPLLKKLEICHCPQIQAMPEDGLPMSLDVFKCSGYVHPTLMEQSEKFNAKREMRRDIEVV; this is encoded by the exons ATGGCGGTGTCACTAACAGTGGTGGGGGGATGGTTCGCGCAGGCCTTCATCCAGACCTTGATCGATAAGGCCAGCGATAAATCCATCCAACTGTTTGCCGAACGCCGGGGTTTCGCGGCGGACATGGATAAGCTGCGCATCTCGTTGCTGGAGACTCAAATCATCCTTGACGAGGTGCAGATTAGCCGGAGCAACAACACCAAGTGGAAGAGATTGATGCAGGAACTCAAGAATGCTGCTTATGATGCTGAGGACTTGATTGATGAGTTCCAATACCATTTCCTCAGGCAGAAAGTCAAAGGTGAAGAAGACGACAAGGAAAGTGGTTCCAGTGGCCTTCCAGACATTTTTTCTGCTGCAAAAGAAAAGTTGTTTGGTTCTTCTCATTCCTTGGAGGAAGATGCCATGAGAGCTAGCGTGGTGGAGATTCAAGGAAGGCTGGACAGAATTGCTAACAGTATGAAGAGCATCATGAATGTGTTACCACTAAATGATAGAGGGAAGCAACCAGATCAGATGAAGTTTCAGACCAGAGAATCATGCTCTTCCCCGGTGACGGACATATTGTTTGGCAGAGACAAAGAACTCAATCAAGTGGTGGACTGGTTGTTAGGGTCAGCTAAGCAGGTGGAACCAGCATCGGGATTTCTCAACGATGCCCTATCCGTGTTGCCCATCGTCGGTATAGGAGGGGCTGGAAAGACTACTCTTGCTCAGTATGCCCACAAAGACAATAGAGTTCAGGATCATTTTCATCTCAAGATTTGGGTCTATGTGTCTAACAATTTTACGGTGCAGGGACTCGCTAAATCTATAATAGAGTCAGTAACTCTACAAAAACAATATGATAATATGGGGTTAGAATCACTTCAAAAAATACTCCATCAGCATATTGCACAAAAGAAGTTTCTGCTTGTTCTGGACGACGTGTGGAGCGATAATAAGAGAATCTGGGAGAAATTCTGTGCACTACTCAAAGTCGGAGCTTATGGTAGCAAAATCATTGTTACAACTCGAGatatgaaaatttctaaaatggtTAGCCTGGTGGAACCAATTTTGCTCGATGGTTTAGACAAAGATGTCTTTTGGCAATTGTTCAAGAAATGCTCATTTGGCACACTGAACCCTGAAGACTATCCGGAACTAGAAGACATTGGTAGAAAGATTTCTCGCAAGTTGAAGGGCTCACCATTAGCCGCAAAGACATTGGGCAGTGTTCTGCAATCAGATTTGTGCCAGCAACACTGGGCCATCATAATGGAGAGCGACATATGGAAAGTAAAACAAGATGAAGATGACATTATGCCAGCCCTGCATTTAAGTTATCAATATCTTAATGAAAATCTGAAACAGTGTTTTGCTTTTTGCTCGTTGTTTCCTAAAGATTACAGATTCTATAAAGCTGAGTTGATTCAAATGTGGATGGCCGAAGGCTTCATCGAAGATAAAAATACAAAGAGGATGGAAGATGTTGGAAGCGATTATTTTCTTGAGTTTGTAAACAGATCTTTCTTTCAAGAATTCAGATATGATTATGAATTTGAGGACGAATTTGTGATGCATGACCTTATACATGATTTAGCTGAGATGATTTCTACGGAAGAGATATGTAGGATTGAAAATAACAGACAAACAAAGCCGCCTTCCACAACTCGACATCTACAAGTAGAAGAAGAAAAATTGCCGCTGGAGTTCTTAGGATACAACAAGTTGCGCACCTTGGTGTTGAGAAAAAATTTGCCTCCCGATAGCctttttgaaaaactaagaagCATTCGCGTTTTGGATGTAAGTTCGTGTGACTTGCAGGAGTTACCTGAACATATTGGTAAATTGATTCACCTCCGTTACATTGATATATCatacaattttaaaattaaaattttgcctGGATCATTATGCGACCTTTATAATTTGCAAACACTGAAGGTAATATGTTGTCCTGAACTACAGTTTATACCACAAGAATTGGGTAAGTTGGTCAATTTGAGACACATTGTTGCAGATGATGAATTCTGGGTGATGATAAAGGATGTACGGAAACTAACTAAtcttcaagaattgcaaagattTAGTGTTGAAGAGGACGACAGACTAAAGCTTGGACAACTAAAGGATTTGACACAGCTTCACGGTACACTTTGTATTCAAAATCTTGAGAATGTTGTCGATAGCAAAGAAGCACAGGATGCTGAGTTAAAGAACAAAGTCCACCTAAAACAATTGGAGTTAGATTGGAATGATGAGAAGGATGCCAAGTTGGAAGAGGAAGTAATTGAAGGTCTGCAGCCACacgaatcacttaaaatattgaaaattgaAGGGTACAATGGAGGTAGGTCGCCTAGTTGGTTGATGCCAAAAGTTCTATCCAATTTGGAAAAACTTGAATTAGTAAATTGCAATGGATGGGATGACGTTCTGCCATTTATTGGTCAACGTTTGCATCTAATTGAACTTATCATGTACAGCATGCCTGCTTTGAAACAACTGAGTCATGAATTTGAAGGCAAGTGTTTTCCAAAGTTGAAAGTGCTTAATTTATGGAATTTGCCGGCATTGGAGGAGTGGTCTTGGACTGAGGGCAAAGATCTATTTCCCTGCATGCGCAAACTACTTGTCAGCAATTGTCCCAAACTAAAGAGATTGCCTCCTTTCCCGCCTTCCCTAGAAATATTGGAAATAAAAAAGTGTCCCAATCTCATATTAAATAGCAAAACggaagatgaagaggaagaggaagttgGCCGCCATGCACTGTCATCACTCAAGGTATTGGAATTGGCAAACAGTGGCGAATATGCAAAACTTTTGACCGACTTCTTGCACAACCTTCGTTTAGTTACTCGATTGAACATAAGGGATTGTCCATACATAACGTCTATTCCTCAGGCTCAATTGTTAGAACTGCAATATTTGTCCATCTCTAATTGTGTGGAGTTGGGAAGAATGGAGTGCTTAGGACTCCTTAAATCGCTCAAGGAATTGAGGATCGTAGGATGTCCTAAGCTGGTTCAGTTGGATGTAGGAGATGAGCAAGCAGGGAGATTGTCATCTCTGCGTAAATTATATGTGGACAACACTGCTCTGCTTAAAATGTTTCCTCTGAGAAACTCATTGTCATTCATCACAGAACTTAAAATTGAGTCATGTTCTGAGGAGGTGATATTTGAAGAGTCGATCTTGGCGCGAAGCCTCACTGCTGTTACATCTCTAAGCTTCTCTTATTGCAAGAAACTACAGACTCTGCCGACAAAGCTGCTGCATAGCTTTCCCTTACTAGAAAATTTAATGGTGTATTGCTGTCCACAGCTCCAATCACTGCCAGAGATAGGACTTTCTCCCCttctaaaaaaattagaaatatgtCACTGTCCACAGATTCAAGCGATGCCAGAGGATGGGCTTCCCATGTCACTAGATGTTTTCAAGTGCTCAGGCTATGTTCATCCAACACTGATGGAGCAGTCAGAAAAGTTCAACGCAAAAAGAGAGATGAGGAGA GATATTGAAGTTGTTTGA